CCCGCGGTGGTCGACAAGATCAAGGAACAGGCCGAGTCCGAGGCCGACGAGGTGCGCGAGGCGGGCGGGCTCTACGTGCTCGGCACCGAACGGCACGAGTCGCGCCGGATCGACAACCAGCTGCGTGGTCGTTCCGGACGTCAGGGCGACCCGGGCGAGTCGCGGTTCTACCTCTCGCTCGGTGACGAGTTGATGCGCCGCTTCAACGCCAACATGGTCGAGACCGTCATGACCCGCCTGAAGGTCCCGGACGACGTTCCGATCGAGCACAAGATGGTCACCAGAGCCATCCGAAGCGCTCAGACCCAGGTCGAACAACAGAACATGGAGATCCGCAAGAACGTCCTCAAGTACGACGAGGTGCTCAACCAGCAGCGATCGGTGATCTACACCGAACGCAGGCGCGTGCTGGAAGGCGAGGATCTGCGCGAGCAGGTCGAGCACATGATCGAGGACGTGATCAGCGCCTACGTGAAGGGCGCGACCTCCGAAGGCTATGCGGAGGACTGGGACCTCCAACAGCTCTGGACCGCTCTCAAATCCCTCTACCCGATCTCCATCCACTGGGAGGACATCGCCGAGGAGGACGGCGACCTCAGCAGCAAGAAGGTGAACGACGCGGTTATCGCCGATGCCAAGCGTGCCTACGACGCGCGGGAAGCCGAGATCGAGGAGATGGTCGGCGAAGGCGGCATGCGCGAGCTCGAACGCCGTGTCGTGCTCAGCGTGCTGGACCGCAAGTGGCGTGAGCACCTCTACGAGATGGACTACCTCAAGGAAGGTATCGGGCTGCGTGCGATGGCACAGCGGGATCCGCTGCTCGAATACCGGCGCGAGGGCTTCGACATGTTCAACGCCATGTTGGAAGCGCTCAAGGAGGAGTCCGTCGGTTACCTGTTCAACGTCCACGTCGAGGCAGCCGATCCGGAGGAACCGGCGGAGCCGTCGGTGCCTGTCTCGGTCAGCCAGAGCTCCGGCGGTGACGGCGTCGCGGCCGAGGACGGTCAGGCAGCTGCCAAGCCGAGTTCCAAACGCGGCAAGAACTCCCGGGCCGCGGGTCCCGCGTTGAGCCAGCTGGGTTCGCAGCAGGACGAGCAGTCGCAGGTTCCGGCCGCACTGCGGGGCAACGGTGCCGGAAGGTCGGGGCAGCGGCTCAGTTACTCGGGCCCCTCGGAGAACGGTGGCGTCGAGACCAGCAACGCCGAGTCCGAGGACTCCGCTTCGGAGCAGCAGGGCACGAGGCGCGAACGCCGTGCTGCCGCCCGGGCGGAGTCGAAGAAGGGCAAGAAGCGCTGAGCGAGGTTCCTCGCACTAGCCGACCTGGTGCTCGGATCGACGGGAATCCCGCTCCCACTCGAGCGGGATTCCCGCCCCGAGCGGCCGTCCACACACACTTCCCTGGATCAGAGCAAGGAAAGCAGGGTGCACCACCACCCGGCGTCCAGTCGTTCCAGGCGGAGCGTCATGGCGCGGTGCCGGTTCGGTTCGTGGATGATCACGCAGACCTCCACGGTGCTGGAGTTGGTGGGACAGGCGTGTACCGAGTTCATCCGGGTACGGAAGTCCAGCGGGGTTTCGCGTCGGGTGAGGGTCGTCAGCAGGCCGGCCACCGGTCTGCTCAACCACCGGCGTATCTGGTGGAGCGGCCTTCGCCCGGTCAGTACCTCCACCATGCTTCTGGCCGCGCCGTGAGCCAGTGCCGATGCCGAGTAGGACGGCGGGGTGCGGTTCTCGTTGTCCGCGAGCACGGTGGTTCCCTCGCGCATGACGGTGTTCTCCCTTCCGGTGGCTTCACGGATTAGGAGTGAGTGCCCTCCGCCGCACGTTCACTCCGAACCGGGCAACCACCCGATTGGATGAGCTCGGCTGTTCGAACGACCGCGGGTTAGGTTGTCGTAATGACTTTGTCGGCGCTCGTGGTCGATTTCGGTGGAGTCCTGGACGACTTCGGTGAGCGTTCGTCAGGACAGGCGGTCGATACCGAGGTGGAAACAGCGCCGGTGGCACGGGCCCTGGAGGGGTTGCGCGCTCGTGGCGTGGCCGTCGCTTTGTTGTCGAACGGGGAGGGTCGTCCCACGGCGATCGACTGCGACCGGTTGTTCGATGTCGTGGCCGTATCGGCCGAGACCGGGTTTCGGAAACCCGCTGCCGCGAGCTTTCGGCACGTGCTCGGACAGCTGGGGGTTCCCGCCGATTGGTGCGCCTTCCTCGATGACGAACCGCGCAATGTTGCCGCGGCCGTCGAGACGGGCATGGTGGGGATAGTGCACTCCGGTGTCGAGTCGACACTGCACGAGCTTTCCGTGCTTTTCGCTTCGGAATTGGACGAACAGTCCTGATAACCCCGTGTTCACCTGGTGTTTTGGTGGTTGGTGGGGGGTGGGTGTGTGGGGTGGTGTGGTGGGGTTTAGAGTGGTTGTTGTCAGCACGGCGGGGCCGGGTTGGAAATCACGAGGGTGGATGAGTCGGGACTGGGTTCCGGGTTGTTCGGTGGTTTCTGGGTTTCGGTTCGTGGTGGTGGCTGGTTGTTTGAAGAACTGCATGTGGTGCCTGGTGCTTGCCGGTTCGGACTTGCCTTGTTGGGGTGAGTGGTGAGCTTGGCGAGTGGGTGACCCCCCGGTGAGTGGGGGTTGGTTGGGGTGCTACGGTGAATGTGGTCAACAACGAAGAGGCATTCGGGAATGCCGCTGAATGTGGTGGGCTGAGTTTCGGTTCGGTCGCTGGGTTTGGTGGGTGTTTCTGGGTGTGGGCCTGCCGCGTGGGTGGTGGGTGTGTTCTTTGAGAATTCAACAGTGTTTGTGCACGCGTGTGTGTGTTTGTTTCTTGTCTTTTTTGCTTTGAGTATCAGCTCGCATCGTGCTTGGGTGGCTCTGTGAGGGGCTGCTGGGTGTGGTGTGGGTTGTGCTGGGGTTTGATTTTTTCCATGCATTGTTGGAGAGTTTGATCCTGGCTCAGGACGAACGCTGACGGCGCGCTTCACACATGCAAGTCGAGCGATGGCACCGGCCCTTGTGGTGGGTGTGCAGAGCGGCGGACGGGTGAGTAACACGTGAGTAACCTGCCCTGGGCGTGGGGATAACCCTGGGAAACTGGGGCTAATACCGGATGTCCCTACTGTCTCGCATGGGATGGTGGGGAAAGGTGCATCTTCGTGAGGGGGTGTTCCGGCTTGGGAGGGGCTCGCGGCCCATCAGCTTGTTGGTGCGGTAGTGGCGTACCAAGGCGATGACGGGTAGCCGGCCTGAGAGGGTGATCGGCCACACTGGGACTGAGACACGGCCCAGACTCCTACGGGAGGCAGCAGTGGGGAATTTTGCGCAATGGGCGAAAGCCTGACGCAGCGACGCCGTGTGGGGGAGGACGGCCTTCGGGTTGTAAACCTCTTTCGGCCCTGACGAATGTGACGGTAGGGGCTAAAGAAGCGCCGGCTAACTACGTGCCAGCAGCCGCGGTAATACGTAGGGCGCGAGCGTTGTCCGGATTTACTGGGCGTAAAGGGCTCGTAGGCGGTTTGTCGCGTCGGTCGTGGAAATGTCTGGCTTAACTGGGCACGTGCGGCCGATACGGGCAGACTCGAGGGCGGTAGGGGCAAGCGGAATTCCTGGTGTAGCGGTGAAATGCGCAGATATCAGGAGGAACACCGATGGCGAAGGCAGCTTGCTGGGCCGTTCCTGACGCTGAGGAGCGAAAGCGTGGGTAGCGAACAGGATTAGATACCCTGGTAGTCCATGCTGTAAACGTTGGGCGCTAGGTGTGGGGACCATGCTTGGTGTCCGTGCCGTAGCTAACGCATTAAGCGCCCCGCCTGGGGAGTACGGCCGCAAGGCTAAAACTCAAAGGAATTGACGGGGGCCCGCACAAGCGGCGGAGCATGTGGATTAATTCGATGCAACGCGAAGAACCTTACCTGGGTTTGACATACACCGGATAGCTGTGGAGACATGGTGTCCCTTTGTGGCTGGTGTACAGGTGGTGCATGGCTGTCGTCAGCTCGTGTCGTGAGATGTTGGGTTAAGTCCCGTAACGAGCGCAACCCTTGTCCTGTGTTGCCAGCAGTTCGGCTGGGGACTCGCGGGAGACTGCCGGGGTCAACTCGGAGGAAGGCGGGGACGACGTCAAGTCATCATGCCCCTTATGTCCAGGGCTTCACACATGCTACAATGGCCGGTACAGAGGGTGGCGAGACCGTGAGGTGGAGCGAATCCCTGAAAGCTGGTCTCAGTTCGGATCGGGGTCTGCAACTCGACCCTGTGAAGTCGGAGTCGCTAGTAATCGCAGATCAGCAGTGCTGCGGTGAATACGTTCCCGGGCCTTGTACACACCGCCCGTCACGTCATGAAAGTCGGTAACACCCTAAGCTCATGGTCCAACCACACCTGGTGTGGGGGGCGTGGTCGAAGGTGGGACTGGCGATTGGGACGAAGTCGTAACAAGGTAGCCGTACCGGAAGGTGCGGCTGGATCACCTCCTTTCTAAGGAGCAAGTTTTTCACACAGCTGGCATTCTCAGTGGGGAAAAGGCATGCTTTTTCCGGGGTGCTGGGTGCGCGTGTGCGGCACTGTTGGGTTCTCTAGGGGCACACCCCTTGCTGGTGAGGGCATCCTTGGTGGGTGTTTTTGCTGGTGTGGTGTGGTCTGGTGGTTGGTTGAGAACTGTATAGTGGTGGCGAGTATCTTTTTTGCTTGCTTGTTTTGGTGTGTTTGCTGGGCGTTGTGTGTTGGTTGTGTGTCGTGATGGTAGGCGTACGGTGGATGCCTGGGCACCAGATGCTGATGAAGGACGTGGGAGGCCGCGATAGGCCTGGGGGAGTTGTCAACCGAGCTGTGATCCCAGGGTGTCCGAATGGGGTAACCTGGCCGGGGTGATGCCCGGTCACCGGTGTCTGAAGAGATTAGGGCGCCGGGGGGCACGTGGGGAACTGAAACATCTCAGTACCCGCAGGAAGAGAAAACAAGATGTGATTCCCTGAGTAGTGGTGAGCGAACGGGGAGGATGGCTAAACCGTCTGCGTGTCAAGCCGGTGGGTGTTGCGTGGGCGGGGTTGTGGGAGCGCCTGGTCATTACCACCGTGGTGGCGCTGGGTGTGTGGTGTTAGCTGAAGGTGTTGGAAGGCACTGGCGGAGTGGGTGAGACCCCCGTAGGTGAAGGCACTGCACAGTCTGGTGGGGCGTGGTCCCGAGTAGCGCGGGACTCGTGCAATCTCGTGTGAATCGGCCAGGACCGCCTGGTAAGCCTGAATACGTCTGGTGACCGATAGTGGATGTGTACCGTGAGGGACTGGTGAAAAGTACCCCGGGAGGGGAGTGAAAGAGTTCCTGAAACCGTGCGCTGTTAAACCGTCAGAGCATGCCCTGGTGGTGTGTGATGGCGTGCCTTTTGAAGAATGAGCCTGCGAGTTAGTGGTGCGTGGCGAGGTTAACCCGTGTGGGGGAGCCGGAGCGAAAGCGAGTCTGAATAGGGCGAGGCTAGTCGCGTGCTCTAGACCCGAAACCGAGTGAGCTACCCGTGGCCAGGGTGAAGCGCGGGTAAGACCGTGTGGAGGCCCGAACCCACCAGGGTTGAAAACCTGGGGGATGAGCTGTGGGTAGGGGTGAAAGGCCAATCAAACTCGGAGATAGCTGGTTCTCC
This portion of the Actinopolyspora lacussalsi genome encodes:
- a CDS encoding hypothetical protein (product_source=Hypo-rule applied), translated to MREGTTVLADNENRTPPSYSASALAHGAARSMVEVLTGRRPLHQIRRWLSRPVAGLLTTLTRRETPLDFRTRMNSVHACPTNSSTVEVCVIIHEPNRHRAMTLRLERLDAGWWCTLLSLL
- a CDS encoding putative hydrolase of the HAD superfamily (product_source=KO:K07025; cath_funfam=3.40.50.1000; cog=COG1011; ko=KO:K07025; pfam=PF13419; superfamily=56784) encodes the protein MTLSALVVDFGGVLDDFGERSSGQAVDTEVETAPVARALEGLRARGVAVALLSNGEGRPTAIDCDRLFDVVAVSAETGFRKPAAASFRHVLGQLGVPADWCAFLDDEPRNVAAAVETGMVGIVHSGVESTLHELSVLFASELDEQS